Genomic segment of Planctomycetaceae bacterium:
CCTACCCCTCCACCGCTACTTGGACCACAGCCGCAAACGTGAACCCGCAAGAAGATCATGTTCGATGCTTTTGGTGGCTTGATCCAGTGCTTTCTTCCGCGCGGGTTGGGCTTCAAGGGCAGACGACCCTTGTGCTATCGAAACGATTTCTCTCGCTTTGCGCTTAGCTTGTCGGCGTTTCACTCCGTCCGCTTTGTTCTTGCGGACAATGCCAAGATCAACCTCCAACGCATTAGCTATGGCGGCCAGGTTATCTAGCCTTGCGGAGGTTTCGCCCATCAGAATCCGCCGCACAGTGCGCAGGGGAAGTCTTGCTCTGTCTGCAACGACGGCGCTTGACATGCCAAGTTGCCTACGGCGCTCTTCCAGATCGTTCAGAATGTTCTCTACATAGGTCATGTTGTTTCTCTCCACCAGCAAGAGCATTATACGCTCTGTCCACCATATCGGCAAGCTAAAAATAGGACATAAATGTCCGCATAACAGAATCTCCAATATATACAATATTCTATTAACTAAATACTTCGGTCAGATACCGTCCAGAATACGAACATCATATAGAAGGCCTGGGGCGTGAAAGCGGTGGGCGTCGCCTTTTCGAGGATCGAGGATCCAGGAACGAGGATCTCGCTTCTGGATCACCCTCACCATCTTCGGGCGAATCTGTGGCG
This window contains:
- a CDS encoding helix-turn-helix transcriptional regulator, translated to MLLLVERNNMTYVENILNDLEERRRQLGMSSAVVADRARLPLRTVRRILMGETSARLDNLAAIANALEVDLGIVRKNKADGVKRRQAKRKAREIVSIAQGSSALEAQPARKKALDQATKSIEHDLLAGSRLRLWSK